GCATTCTCGTAGAAGGCTCCGTCGATTATATGTGCCCACTCTATCAACTCTGTCAGCGACGGATCGTCGAAATCGTATTTCTCTTTGGCCACCCGCGCGATAAATTCGGCGCAAGATGCACTTTTGGTATCAAGAAACTTCTTACCTGACGTATCAGCATGAAAATGGTCTTCGTCGGCTTTCGACAAGAATGCCGACTGATGATGATCGAACCACCAGGTCAGGCGTTCGTCCGGACAGTATTTGAAATCAACGATCGCGTTCTCGTCGCCGTCCAGTTGATCTCGGTCAAATGCATTGCCGGCCCGATGCATTGTCGGCGTGAACACGATCTCTGCATCAGCGTTCAGCTTTGTGCGGTAAAATTTTGAAAAGATAGCGGCAGAGGAAACGCCGTCAAAGCAGTTTCCGTGATAAAGTATGCGAAGTTTCATAGAGACAGAAATACCCGTAAGCAAAACATTCTAGGTTAATTGGCGAGACGATCGACGTCAAGGCAGGCAGAATGAACATCAGGATCGCAACTGAGGAAGATGCATCGGCCCTGGTCGATTTTAACCAGGCAATGGCGCTTGAGACCGAAGGGAAAGAGCTTGACCGCGAAACGCTTTCGCTCGGGGTTAGCGCGGTGTTTGCCGACAAAACAAAGGGTTTTTATGTCGTCGCCGAAGAAGATGGAACGATCATCGGCGGCCTTATGGTCACCTACGAATGGAGCGACTGGCGAAACGGCTGGTTTTGGTGGATACAGAGCGTTTTTATCGTGCCGGCGGCGCGTGGTCGGGGAATCTATTCCGACCTTTACGACTTCGTTAAGTCGCGAGCCGACGAGGTCGGCGGCATTTGTGGCTTCAGGCTGTACGTCGAACGCGAGAATGAGCATGCCCAGGCTGTTTACGAAAAGGTCGGCATGACCGCCTCTAATTATTTGATGTTCGAAGAAGAGGCGTAAATAAAACCGGGATCGCAAATCAATGCGACCCCGGCCATTTTCCATGAAAACCTGAATCCGAAAACCCAATTAAGAGGCATGAGAGTTGTTCTGTAGATTAATGTTCACCCTATAAAGATTGGAGGATGAGTTGTCCGGAT
The DNA window shown above is from Chloracidobacterium sp. and carries:
- a CDS encoding GNAT family N-acetyltransferase, coding for MNIRIATEEDASALVDFNQAMALETEGKELDRETLSLGVSAVFADKTKGFYVVAEEDGTIIGGLMVTYEWSDWRNGWFWWIQSVFIVPAARGRGIYSDLYDFVKSRADEVGGICGFRLYVERENEHAQAVYEKVGMTASNYLMFEEEA